The Metabacillus sediminilitoris genome window below encodes:
- the guaA gene encoding glutamine-hydrolyzing GMP synthase, which yields MVVVLDFGSQYNQLITRRIREFGVYSELHPHTLTAEEIKKMNPKGIILSGGPNSVYGENAFKCDEAIFDLGVPVLGICYGMQLMTHTLGGVVEPANHREYGKATIDIQEKSSLFAELPEQQVVWMSHGDLVKEIPQGFQVDATSISCPYAAMSNEERKFYGVQFHPEVRHSEYGNHLLKNFVFKICECAGNWSMENFIEIETAKIQEKVGNKQVLCALSGGVDSSVVAVLIHKAIGDQLTCIFVDHGLLRKDEAEGVMKTFREGFNMNVIKVDAKDRFMNKLKGVSDPEQKRKIIGNEFIYVFDDESAKLEGIDYLAQGTLYTDIIESGTATAQTIKSHHNVGGLPEDMEFELIEPLNTLFKDEVRALGTELGIPDEIVWRQPFPGPGLGIRVLGEITEEKLEIVRESDYILREEIRKAGLERDIWQYFTVLPDIRSVGVMGDARTYDYTIGIRAVTSIDGMTSDWARIPWEVLEVISTRIVNEVKHINRVVYDITSKPPATIEWE from the coding sequence ATGGTAGTAGTATTAGACTTCGGTAGTCAATATAATCAATTGATTACTCGTCGTATTCGTGAATTTGGCGTTTATAGTGAGTTGCACCCGCATACCCTTACTGCTGAAGAGATCAAAAAAATGAATCCAAAAGGGATTATTCTTTCAGGTGGTCCTAATAGTGTATATGGTGAAAATGCATTTAAATGTGATGAAGCTATCTTTGATCTAGGTGTACCTGTACTAGGCATTTGTTATGGAATGCAGCTTATGACCCATACACTTGGTGGAGTGGTTGAACCGGCAAATCATCGTGAATATGGAAAAGCAACAATTGATATTCAAGAAAAGTCTTCACTTTTTGCGGAATTACCAGAGCAACAAGTTGTATGGATGAGCCATGGAGATCTTGTGAAAGAAATCCCACAAGGGTTCCAGGTTGATGCAACTAGTATCTCTTGTCCGTATGCAGCGATGAGTAATGAAGAACGTAAATTTTACGGCGTTCAATTCCATCCAGAGGTACGTCACTCAGAATATGGTAACCATTTATTAAAAAACTTTGTATTTAAAATCTGTGAGTGTGCAGGAAACTGGTCAATGGAGAACTTCATTGAGATTGAAACTGCTAAAATTCAAGAAAAAGTAGGAAATAAACAAGTTCTCTGTGCGTTAAGTGGTGGAGTCGATTCTTCAGTTGTTGCGGTTTTAATCCATAAAGCAATCGGCGACCAATTAACATGTATTTTTGTTGACCATGGACTATTACGTAAAGATGAAGCTGAAGGTGTAATGAAGACATTCAGAGAAGGCTTCAATATGAATGTAATTAAAGTTGATGCGAAAGATCGTTTCATGAATAAATTAAAAGGTGTATCAGACCCTGAACAAAAACGTAAAATCATTGGTAATGAATTTATTTACGTGTTTGACGATGAATCAGCTAAATTAGAAGGAATTGACTATTTAGCACAAGGTACACTTTACACTGATATTATTGAGAGTGGTACGGCTACAGCTCAAACAATTAAATCTCACCATAATGTTGGCGGACTTCCAGAAGATATGGAATTTGAATTGATTGAGCCATTAAACACATTATTTAAGGACGAGGTTCGTGCTTTAGGAACAGAACTTGGCATTCCTGATGAAATTGTATGGAGACAACCATTCCCAGGACCAGGTCTTGGAATTCGAGTTCTAGGTGAAATTACAGAGGAAAAACTTGAAATTGTTCGTGAATCAGACTATATCTTACGTGAGGAAATCAGAAAAGCTGGACTTGAACGGGATATATGGCAATACTTCACAGTTTTACCTGACATTCGCAGTGTTGGAGTTATGGGAGATGCAAGAACATATGATTATACAATCGGTATCCGTGCGGTAACATCAATTGATGGAATGACATCTGATTGGGCAAGAATCCCTTGGGAAGTATTAGAAGTAATTTCAACCCGTATTGTGAATGAAGTTAAACATATTAACAGAGTTGTTTATGATATTACAAGTAAACCACCTGCAACAATTGAGTGGGAATAA
- a CDS encoding DUF4129 domain-containing transglutaminase family protein, protein MNTQTSHDGKTIAFVYYLFAFLLLWEWLRPLQAITDTANTFIFVFFIGISFFLTFLKARWYVTFPVKLIVILFLLNGLYYEGVFFSFLWVENLKKDIIGNMTFIQSADWMSMTSSYRTLLFFILLWLLVYLIHYWILYQRRILFFFVLTLLYITILDTFTPYDATFAIVRTVLIGFFMIGLLYFDRLKMVENLYLQRFTSFRWILPLFAFIILSLFLAILAPKASPQWPDPVPFITAIGGEEEGEVEGSLKKIGYSQNDKKLGGGFVADDKEVFTHVSADRHYWRVETKDVYTGKGWDVSDPEADLEELTNVKNQLNWTDERVATKSLEASISIDEGYRYLHVMYPLGLTSIETENDMSYFLNQNTEMITPFKENEGSRTDFMAYQVHYELPTYPINEMKKQQEFTDVPEGFIDRYTQLPESLPERVRELALQITEKENNQFDKAKAIENYLGSVEFSYETEDVAIPAGDQDYVDQFLFETFAGYCDNFSTSMIVLLRSLDIPARWVKGYTEGDFIKNINDDKKEYQVTNNNAHSWVEVYFTGVGWVPFEPTKGFENPYELTNEYKNTENQAQKEEQEKRIEQEQKETPEVQEPKEQNRSLSPENKELNLFDIRLGGWFVYGSIVMIVLAGFTIYKTRIKWLPLMNIKKYKKRADEEVFFQAYDALLKQYERLGLKRKEGQTLREYAHDIDRYFHNEQMTTLTKRYERALYRRYNAKEEWIKSVELWENLIKRSSS, encoded by the coding sequence TTGAATACTCAAACTTCTCATGATGGTAAAACAATTGCCTTTGTTTATTATTTATTTGCTTTTTTATTGCTGTGGGAATGGCTGCGGCCCCTTCAAGCCATTACGGATACAGCAAACACGTTTATTTTTGTCTTTTTCATCGGAATTAGTTTTTTCTTAACTTTTCTAAAGGCGCGTTGGTACGTTACATTTCCAGTGAAACTAATTGTTATTTTATTTCTCCTCAATGGGCTTTATTATGAAGGTGTATTTTTTAGTTTCTTATGGGTGGAAAATTTAAAGAAAGATATTATAGGGAATATGACATTCATCCAAAGTGCTGATTGGATGAGTATGACATCTTCTTATCGTACACTTTTGTTTTTTATCTTATTATGGTTACTCGTTTATTTGATTCATTATTGGATTCTCTATCAAAGGCGAATATTGTTTTTCTTTGTATTAACCCTACTATATATAACCATACTAGATACCTTTACACCATATGACGCTACATTTGCCATTGTACGAACGGTGCTAATTGGTTTCTTTATGATCGGTTTACTTTATTTTGACCGCTTAAAAATGGTTGAAAACTTATATTTGCAGAGATTCACCTCATTTCGTTGGATATTACCACTATTTGCTTTTATTATCTTGTCATTGTTCCTTGCTATATTAGCTCCTAAAGCTTCTCCACAGTGGCCGGATCCAGTTCCGTTCATTACAGCCATTGGTGGTGAGGAAGAGGGGGAAGTTGAAGGCAGTCTTAAGAAAATCGGTTATAGTCAAAATGATAAGAAGCTTGGTGGCGGCTTTGTAGCGGATGATAAAGAAGTTTTTACACATGTATCTGCTGACCGCCATTATTGGCGAGTAGAAACAAAGGATGTTTATACAGGTAAAGGATGGGATGTATCAGATCCTGAAGCGGATTTAGAAGAATTAACAAATGTAAAAAATCAGCTCAATTGGACAGATGAAAGAGTTGCAACGAAAAGCTTAGAAGCTTCTATTTCGATTGATGAAGGATATCGTTATCTCCATGTTATGTATCCCTTAGGACTAACATCGATTGAAACGGAAAATGATATGAGCTATTTCCTTAATCAAAATACCGAAATGATTACTCCTTTTAAAGAAAATGAGGGTTCTAGAACAGATTTTATGGCTTATCAAGTTCATTATGAACTCCCAACTTATCCAATCAATGAGATGAAGAAGCAGCAAGAATTTACGGATGTTCCGGAAGGTTTTATTGATCGTTATACTCAACTCCCGGAATCGCTGCCTGAACGGGTAAGGGAACTAGCTTTACAAATTACCGAGAAAGAAAATAATCAATTCGATAAAGCAAAAGCAATTGAGAATTATCTAGGTTCAGTCGAGTTTTCATATGAAACGGAGGATGTTGCAATCCCAGCGGGAGATCAAGATTATGTCGATCAATTTCTCTTTGAGACATTCGCAGGTTATTGTGATAACTTTTCAACATCGATGATCGTATTATTACGTTCACTTGATATTCCTGCAAGATGGGTGAAGGGATACACAGAAGGGGATTTCATTAAAAATATTAATGATGATAAAAAAGAATATCAAGTGACAAATAATAATGCGCACTCATGGGTGGAAGTTTACTTTACAGGTGTTGGCTGGGTACCATTTGAACCAACAAAAGGGTTTGAAAATCCTTATGAATTAACGAATGAGTATAAAAATACAGAGAATCAAGCACAAAAGGAAGAGCAAGAAAAAAGAATAGAACAAGAACAAAAAGAAACTCCTGAGGTGCAAGAGCCCAAAGAACAAAATCGTTCATTATCACCTGAAAATAAGGAATTAAATTTATTTGATATTCGACTAGGTGGTTGGTTCGTATATGGATCAATCGTTATGATTGTTCTAGCGGGATTTACAATCTATAAAACAAGAATAAAGTGGCTACCATTGATGAACATTAAGAAATACAAAAAACGAGCGGATGAAGAAGTGTTTTTCCAGGCGTACGATGCTTTATTAAAGCAATACGAGCGTCTCGGACTGAAAAGAAAAGAAGGTCAAACATTAAGGGAATATGCTCATGATATTGATAGGTATTTTCACAATGAACAGATGACAACATTAACGAAACGCTATGAAAGAGCCCTATATCGCCGTTATAATGCAAAAGAGGAATGGATAAAATCAGTTGAATTGTGGGAAAATTTAATTAAAAGGAGTTCATCTTGA